The following proteins are encoded in a genomic region of Micromonospora olivasterospora:
- a CDS encoding cytochrome P450 has protein sequence MNRAQRRLFLGGLSFLDSLAAEQADVVELSPPPEQRLLVGNPEAIGQIFRADRQMHLAGSDTLRPLVGDRSLLFANGTRHAAYRQSIGPELRGNALRRYHSTIADTTHAAIRTLASGSVIELTEWTRKITLNVIGTIVLGPCGEDLLHRFSTWVDGALGSVPRTLLYRYLRTPVGLPTPWRTFLRRREVIDRDVLHRARSADRGGTVSGTPCGTLAGLLTSGREPLGRLDDDDLRDQLVSLLFAGHETTASATAWTLFWLERHPQVLADVREELAATTSEGSNAKDVPLLDAVCRESLRLTPPATLAGNRVLTEDWDLLGRPTAAGTRLTPSIYLVHRRPDVHPDPLRFDPGRFLGTRMPAQDYLPFGGGLRRCLGADFAMLELRMIVAAVLRSLDLRCVNPRRGVPQLRGAAMGPKPGLRMEVRHVRALPT, from the coding sequence GTGAACCGGGCCCAACGCCGCCTTTTCCTCGGTGGCCTGTCCTTTCTGGACTCCCTCGCCGCCGAACAGGCCGACGTGGTGGAGTTGTCGCCTCCACCCGAGCAGCGCCTGCTGGTGGGCAACCCCGAAGCGATCGGACAGATCTTCCGCGCCGACCGGCAGATGCACCTCGCCGGTTCCGACACCCTCCGCCCGCTGGTGGGAGACCGGTCCCTGCTGTTCGCCAACGGAACCCGGCACGCCGCCTACCGCCAGTCAATCGGCCCTGAGCTGCGCGGCAACGCGTTGCGGCGCTACCACTCCACCATCGCCGACACCACCCACGCCGCGATCAGAACCCTGGCCTCCGGGTCCGTGATCGAGCTGACCGAGTGGACTCGCAAGATCACCCTCAACGTCATCGGCACCATCGTTCTCGGCCCCTGCGGTGAGGACCTGCTCCACCGGTTCAGCACCTGGGTGGACGGTGCGCTCGGCTCGGTACCCCGAACACTGCTCTACCGCTATCTTCGCACTCCAGTCGGACTGCCCACGCCATGGCGCACGTTCTTGCGACGACGTGAGGTCATCGACCGCGATGTGCTGCACCGCGCCCGCTCCGCAGACCGAGGCGGGACAGTGTCCGGCACACCGTGCGGAACTCTCGCCGGCTTGCTGACCAGCGGACGAGAGCCACTCGGCCGGCTCGACGACGACGATTTGCGGGACCAGCTGGTGTCACTGCTGTTCGCAGGCCATGAGACCACCGCTTCCGCGACCGCCTGGACGCTGTTCTGGCTGGAGCGCCACCCGCAGGTCCTGGCCGACGTGCGGGAGGAGTTGGCGGCCACCACCAGCGAGGGCTCCAACGCCAAGGATGTTCCCCTGCTCGACGCCGTGTGTCGCGAGTCGCTGCGGCTCACCCCTCCGGCCACCCTGGCAGGCAACCGGGTGCTCACCGAGGACTGGGATCTGCTCGGCCGGCCGACAGCGGCCGGTACCCGGCTCACACCCAGCATCTATCTGGTCCACAGACGGCCCGATGTCCATCCCGATCCGCTGCGCTTCGACCCGGGCCGATTCCTCGGCACACGAATGCCAGCCCAGGACTACCTGCCATTCGGTGGCGGGCTGCGACGATGCCTCGGCGCCGACTTCGCCATGCTGGAACTGCGGATGATCGTCGCCGCGGTGCTGCGCAGCCTGGATCTGCGCTGCGTCAATCCCCGCCGGGGAGTTCCACAGCTGCGCGGAGCGGCGATGGGACCCAAGCCGGGCCTGCGGATGGAGGTGCGGCATGTCCGGGCGCTGCCGACTTGA